Proteins from one Camelina sativa cultivar DH55 chromosome 8, Cs, whole genome shotgun sequence genomic window:
- the LOC104707069 gene encoding uncharacterized protein LOC104707069, giving the protein MVMLLHSSVRLSPCSNPQKSFVFHSYYSYRCILCSSETGLPTRRQALELLDSKLSSGDERAALSLVKDLQGKPDGLRCFGAARQVPQRLYTLEELKLNGINAASLLSPTDTTLGSIERNLQIAGVSGGIVAWKAFDLSSQQLFYLSLGFMFLWTLDLVSFNGGIGSLVLDTVGHTFSQRYHNRVVQHEAGHFLVAYLIGILPRGYTLSSLEALQKEGSLNVQAGSAFVDYEFLEEVNSGKVSATMLNRFSCIALAGVATEYLLYGYAEGGLDDISKLDGLVKSLGFTQKKADSQVRWSVLNTILLLRRHEIARSKLAQAMSKGESVGSCIQIIEDSIDPSDI; this is encoded by the exons ATGGTTATGTTGTTACATAGTAGTGTGAGACTATCTCCATGTTCAAACCCACAAAAGTCTTTTGTCTTCCATAGTTATTACAGTTACAGATGCATACTTTGTTCATCTGAAACAGGGCTGCCCACAAGAAGACAAGCCTTGGAGCTACTTGATTCTAAGTTGTCTAGTGGAGACGAAAGAGCTGCACTTTCCCTTGTCAAAGATCTCCAAGGCAAACCTGATGGGCTTCGATGTTTTGGTGCTGCCAGGCAG GTGCCTCAGAGACTCTACACGTTGGAAGAACTGAAACTGAATGGTATTAACGCAGCTTCACTTCTCTCGCCAACAGATACAACGCTTGGCTCCATCGAAAGAAACCTTCAGATCGCTGGTGTCTCCGGCGGAATAGTTGCTTGGAAAGCATTTGACTTGAGTTCTCAACAGCTCTTTTACCTTTCTCTTGGGTTTATGTTCTTGTGGACTTTGGACTTG GTCTCATTTAATGGCGGAATTGGGAGTTTGGTTCTTGATACAGTCGGTCATACATTCAGCCAACGATACCACAATAGAGTTGTTCAG CACGAAGCAGGTCATTTCTTGGTGGCCTACTTGATTGGGATTCTACCACGGGGATACACGCTCTCAAGCCTTGAAGCTTTACAAAAAGAAGGATCTCTCAACGTTCAAGCTGGCTCAGCCTTTGTGGACTATGAATTCCTTGAAGAA GTTAATTCTGGAAAAGTCTCCGCTACc ATGCTGAACAGATTCTCATGCATTGCTCTTGCTGGTGTAGCAACAGAATATCTCCTGTATGGTTATGCTGAAGGTGGCCTTGATGATATCAGCAAG TTAGATGGTTTGGTGAAGAGTTTGGGGTTCACACAGAAGAAAGCGGATTCGCAGGTGAGGTGGTCAGTCCTCAATACCATCCTGCTTCTACGTCGCCATGAGATAGCTCGATCCAAGCTCGCTCAGGCTATGTCCAAGGGAGAATCTGTTGGATCTTGTATCCAAATCATAGAAGATTCCATTGATCCTTCTGATATATAG
- the LOC104709475 gene encoding gibberellin receptor GID1C-like, with protein MKISEFSGLXVNLIESKTVVPLNTWVLISNFKLAYNLLRRPDGTFNRHLAEFLDRKVPANANPVNGVFSFDVIIDRQTNLLSRVYRPADAAAGPRSITDLQNPVDGEIVPVIVFFHGGSFAHSSANSAIYDTLCRRLVGLCGAIVVSVNYRRAPENRYPCAYDDGWAVLNWVNSSSWLKSKKDSKIHIFLAGDSSGGNIVHNVALRAVESGIDVLGNILLNPMFGGTERTESETRLDGKYFVTVRDRDWYWRAFLPEGEDREHPACSPFGPRSKSLEGLSLPKSLVVVAGLDLIQDWQLKYAEGLKKAGQEVKLLYLEQATIGFYLLPNNNHFHTVMDEIAAFVNAECQ; from the exons atgaaaatttcaga ATTTAGTGGTTTGGNAGTTAATCTTATTGAGAGCAAG ACAGTGGTTCCTCTCAATACATGGGTTCTGATATCCAACTTTAAGCTAGCCTACAATCTCCTGCGCCGTCCTGATGGAACCTTTAACCGTCACCTCGCAGAGTTTCTAGACAGGAAAGTCCCTGCAAACGCCAATCCTGTTAATGGGGTCTTCTCCTTTGATGTTATCATCGATCGCCAAACCAATCTCCTTAGCCGAGTATACAGACCGGCTGATGCTGCTGCAGGGCCACGAAGTATTACTGATCTTCAGAATCCAGTTGATGGTGAGATAGTGCCTGTTATTGTCTTCTTCCATGGTGGAAGCTTTGCGCATTCTTCTGCAAACAGTGCTATTTATGATACTCTCTGCCGTAGGCTTGTTGGTTTGTGCGGTGCTATTGTTGTCTCTGTGAACTATCGCCGTGCACCAGAGAATCGTTACCCTTGTGCTTATGATGATGGCTGGGCTGTTTTGAATTGGGTCAACTCGAGTTCTTGGCTTAAAAGCAAGAAAGActcaaaaattcatatttttttggccGGTGATAGCTCTGGGGGTAACATCGTGCATAATGTCGCACTAAGAGCGGTGGAGTCAGGGATCGATGTTTTGGGGAACATTTTGCTTAACCCTATGTTTGGAGGGACTGAAAGGACGGAGTCTGAGACACGTTTGGATGGGAAATACTTTGTGACGGTCAGAGACAGAGATTGGTATTGGAGAGCGTTTCTTCCCGAGGGTGAAGACAGAGAGCATCCAGCGTGTAGCCCGTTTGGACCGAGAAGCAAGAGTTTAGAAGGGTTGAGTTTGCCCAAGAGTCTGGTCGTTGTAGCGGGTTTAGATTTGATTCAAGATTGGCAGTTGAAGTACGCGGAAGGGCTCAAGAAAGCGGGTCAAGAGGTGAAGCTTCTTTACTTGGAACAAGCCACTATTGGCTTCTACTTATTGCCTAACAACAATCATTTCCATACCGTTATGGACGAGATAGCTGCGTTTGTAAACGCAGAATGCCAATGA
- the LOC104707070 gene encoding uncharacterized protein LOC104707070 isoform X1 — MEASALSSAATIISSSSSPISIFSPKKRTDSSSSPRIVRLSKSIQNLISISSSEKEDKDYDPPQQSESNSSSLVPLFQNRTLSNDEAMGLVLSAASVKGWTTGSGMEGPSLPAKPDTETVSTFPWSLFTKSPRRRMRVAFTCNVCGQRTTRAINPHAYTDGTVFVQCCGCNVFHKLVDNLNLFHEVKYYVSSSSFNYRDANWDVTGLNLFDDDGNDHDDDDDDDAGDSKDHFPL; from the exons ATGGAAGCTTCAGCTTTAAGCTCTGCAGCAACAATCATCTCGTCCTCATCTTCACCAATCTCAATCTTCTCTCCAAAGAAGAGAACagactcatcatcttctcccaGAATCGTCCGTCTCTCCAAGAGTATACAAAACTTAatctccatttcttcttccg agaaagaagacaaagattatGATCCTCCGCAACAATCCGAATCGAACTCATCAAGCCTCGTTCCTCTTTTCCAAAATCGAACACTCtcgaat gATGAAGCAATGGGATTGGTGTTGAGTGCAGCCTCGGTTAAAGGCTGGACAACCGGTTCAGGTATGGAAGGACCGTCTCTACCGGCTAAACCCGATACAGAGACGGTTTCGACGTTTCCATGGTCACTGTTCACGAAATCGCCTCGTAGGCGAATGCGTGTTGCCTTCACTTGCAACGTCTGTGGTCAGAGAACTACAAGAGCTATTAATCCACATGCTTACACTGACGGCACTGTCTTCGTGCAGTGCTGTGGTTGCAATGTGTTCCATAAGCTTGTGGATAATCTCAACTTGTTTCATGAGGTTAAGTATTATGTTAGCAGCTCCAGCTTCAACTATAGAGATGCTAACTGGGATGTTACCGGGTTGAATCTTTTCGATGATGATGGtaatgatcatgatgatgatgatgatgatgatgctggtGATAGCAAAGACCACTTCCCTCTGTAA
- the LOC109125925 gene encoding uncharacterized protein At1g43920, Chloroplastic-like: MSCNSGQSSGEKKVGGCHGVPSKCHCGKDVVFYTSNTQANPGRPFFRCPNRGDDHLFKWVEEGVYEEVVDALPKFSIIGREIEDLKERIEELKEDGMLIKRDTKKWKLMSSLCLVCLTFSVIAIVILLLKTKNPKFVLGY; this comes from the exons ATGAGTTGCAATTCTGGGCAATCAAGTGGTGAGAAGAAAGTCGGCGGATGCCATGGTGTTCCCTCGAAGTGTCATTGCGGCAAAGATGTTGTTTTCTACACATCGAACACGCAAGCAAACCCAGGAAGACCTTTCTTTCGTTGTCCAAACAGAGGAGAT gaCCATTTGTTTAAATGGGTTGAAGAAGGTGTATACGAAGAGGTTGTAGATgctttaccaaaattttctatcattggcagagagattgaagatttgAAGGAAAGGATTGAAGAACTGAAGGAAGATGGAATGTTGATCAAAAGAGACACTAAGAAATGGAAGTTGATGAGCTCATTGTGCTTGGTGTGTCTTACTTTTAGTGTCATTGCCATTGTGATCCTTCttcttaaaaccaaaaacccaaaatttgtTCTTGGTTACTAG
- the LOC104707070 gene encoding uncharacterized protein LOC104707070 isoform X2: protein MEASALSSAATIISSSSSPISIFSPKKRTDSSSSPRIVRLSKKKEDKDYDPPQQSESNSSSLVPLFQNRTLSNDEAMGLVLSAASVKGWTTGSGMEGPSLPAKPDTETVSTFPWSLFTKSPRRRMRVAFTCNVCGQRTTRAINPHAYTDGTVFVQCCGCNVFHKLVDNLNLFHEVKYYVSSSSFNYRDANWDVTGLNLFDDDGNDHDDDDDDDAGDSKDHFPL from the exons ATGGAAGCTTCAGCTTTAAGCTCTGCAGCAACAATCATCTCGTCCTCATCTTCACCAATCTCAATCTTCTCTCCAAAGAAGAGAACagactcatcatcttctcccaGAATCGTCCGTCTCTCCAAGA agaaagaagacaaagattatGATCCTCCGCAACAATCCGAATCGAACTCATCAAGCCTCGTTCCTCTTTTCCAAAATCGAACACTCtcgaat gATGAAGCAATGGGATTGGTGTTGAGTGCAGCCTCGGTTAAAGGCTGGACAACCGGTTCAGGTATGGAAGGACCGTCTCTACCGGCTAAACCCGATACAGAGACGGTTTCGACGTTTCCATGGTCACTGTTCACGAAATCGCCTCGTAGGCGAATGCGTGTTGCCTTCACTTGCAACGTCTGTGGTCAGAGAACTACAAGAGCTATTAATCCACATGCTTACACTGACGGCACTGTCTTCGTGCAGTGCTGTGGTTGCAATGTGTTCCATAAGCTTGTGGATAATCTCAACTTGTTTCATGAGGTTAAGTATTATGTTAGCAGCTCCAGCTTCAACTATAGAGATGCTAACTGGGATGTTACCGGGTTGAATCTTTTCGATGATGATGGtaatgatcatgatgatgatgatgatgatgatgctggtGATAGCAAAGACCACTTCCCTCTGTAA
- the LOC104709474 gene encoding uncharacterized protein LOC104709474, with the protein MSNPDHVTFLVYFGGYWVKNHVGDVAYLNGKDIAIECKPEEFFIKLSAELGEGLYGQNMWYKYPFEEHNERKRLRSADLSFKRMCDAGRWTGVMNVFLVNSTEHPNDIESSEPCEEEIRVERNVASFVDEDEDFDYHNTPPNSDGEEEEEHLVRYKRGSGQLEIEQVFDSLEEFREALVAYALKEGCNIKISRWGKDKSAAVCGTKEPCPWYIYCSYEECVGKWKVKTFEDQHSCTNDNYCKILKAPVICKMFLDDIRTDPDYGPKWMQQEIEKNYNLIVSIDKCKNAKKKAVEIIDREHKEQFSRLKDYRLALLQSNPESTVVLDIVLDDDGSEILXP; encoded by the exons ATGAG cAATCCGGATCATGTGACATTCCTTGTGTATTTTGGAGGGTATTGGGTGAAGAATCATGTAGGAGATGTTGCTTATCTCAATGGTAAAGATATAGCTATAGAATGTAAACCAGAAGAGTTTTTCATCAAGTTGTCGGCGGAGTTGGGGGAGGGATTATATGGCCAAAACATGTGGTATAAGTACCCTTTTGAAGAGcataatgaaagaaagagattgagGTCTGCGGATTTGAGTTTTAAGAGGATGTGTGATGCGGGCAGATGGACTGGAgtgatgaatgtttttttggtgaacTCAACAGAGCATCCTAATGATATCGAGTCATCTGAGCCATGTGAAGAAGAGATCCGGGTTGAAAGAAATGTGGCTTCTTTtgttgatgaggatgaggatttCGATTATCATAACACACCTCCTAACtctgatggtgaagaagaagaggagcatTTGGTTAGATACAAACGAGGTAGTGGTCAGCTAGAGATAGAACAAGTATTTGATAGTCTAGAGGAGTTCAGAGAAGCTTTAGTAGCTTATGCATTAAAAGAGGGTTGTAACATAAAGATAAGTAGATGGGGGAAAGACAAGTCAGCGGCTGTGTGTGGGACTAAAGAGCCTTGTCCATGGTATATCTACTGTTCTTATGAGGAGTGCGTTGGCAAGTGGAAAGTGAAAACTTTTGAAGATCAGCACAGTTGCACAAATGATAACTATTGTAAGATATTGAAAGCACCTGTGATTTGCAAGATGTTTTTGGATGATATCAGAACTGATCCTGATTATGGACCAAAATGGATGCAACAAGAGATTGAGAAGAACTACAATCTGATAGTAAGCATAGACAAATGTAAAAATGCTAAGAAAAAAGCTGTAGAGATCATCGACCGTGAGCACAAGGAGCAATTTTCTAGGCTGAAAGATTACCGCTTAGCACTTCTTCA ATCTAACCCTGAGTCAACAGTAGTGCTAGACATAGtgcttgatgatgatggatcAGAGATCTTGTNACCGTGA
- the LOC104707068 gene encoding paramyosin-like, with amino-acid sequence MAKKKVSRNTNGASVEQQQMQSQKSPVTYKKPAAELSRESSMEDHDSSEEKFQNLKSLNGILLQQTMEKRQQIESLFQAKDALEAELTRSGKEKTLLKEELCGSSDEKFMLKIELDLFMGFVESRVKEMGVEVDVLVKEKSDRDCEIRDLKREASVLMGKLESERDEFSRVCDERDLIKSGFELQSEEMNRLKESVVRLEMKEVSLGEEVGRLKSENGRLVKERKKRDELIERVSKERSEMEKNLEDKIRETDGLKSEIKGVIGEKMEIEMVKRDQKETIVELEKKLGNLNETVKSLTKEEVGLRDQVIRLERNLDEVMEEAKARAEQINALVKEKSVTKSELECVWMENISVKKQMEMALVQSSDNGKLVDQLLREKNELVKRVVNQEAEFVELSKLADEQKHVAVQLQKDYNDLTKTTENLSCNVSQLKESLAMVEVERDNAGKALAEEKRNRLALKDKVAELEKMIESTGKELEKTKAERARLVKEKKEVENRSESLRNEKGILQKDIVENKKAIGVLKTELESARTNAKNSLTMLKSVATIVCGLENKKGEKKREKGMDSYTVELEAIKKSFKNKERLVEEMKKEVEKMKHSVEDAHKKKSIWTLVSSVTSLLMAASVAYAASIK; translated from the exons ATGGCGAAGAAGAAAGTGTCTCGTAACACCAATGGAGCATCCGTTGAGCAACAACAAATGCAGAGCCAGAAATCTCCGGTCACTTACAAGAAACCGGCGGCGGAGCTGAGTCGTGAGTCTTCAATGGAGGACCATGACTCCTCGGAGGAAAAGTTTCAGAACTTGAAGTCACTCAATGGGATTCTTCTCCAGCAAACCATGGAGAAGAGGCAGCAGATTGAATCTCTCTTCCAGGCGAAAGATGCGTTGGAGGCTGAGCTGACCCGTTCCGGAAAGGAGAAGACTTTGCTGAAGGAGGAGTTGTGTGGTTCGAGCGATGAGAAGTTCATGTTGAAGATTGAGTTGGATCTGTTTATGGGTTTTGTTGAGAGTCGTGTTAAGGAAATGGGTGTTGAGGTAGATGTGTTGGTTAAGGAGAAGAGTGATAGGGACTGTGAGATTAGGGATTTGAAAAGAGAAGCTAGTGTTTTGATGGGGAAGTTAGAGAGTGAGAGGGATGAGTTTAGTAGGGTTTGTGATGAGAGGGATTTGATTAAGAGTGGGTTTGAATTGCAGAGTGAGGAGATGAATCGGTTGAAGGAGAGTGTGGTGAGGTTGGAGATGAAAGAAGTGAGTTTAGGTGAAGAAGTTGGGAGATTGAAGTCTGAGAATGGTAGATTGgtgaaggagaggaagaagagagatgagttGATTGAGAGGGTTAGTAAGGAGAGGAGTGAAATGGAGAAGAACCTTGAGGATAAGATTAGGGAGACTGATGGGTTGAAGAGTGAGATCAAAGGGGTTATTGGAGAGAAGATGGAGATAGAGATGGTTAAACGTGATCAGAAGGAGACGATCGTTGAGTTGGAGAAAAAGTTGGGAAATTTGAATGAGACTGTGAAGAGCTTGACAAAGGAAGAGGTGGGGTTACGTGATCAGGTTATTAGGTTAGAGAGGAATCTTGATGAGGTTATGGAGGAAGCGAAAGCCAGGGCGGAGCAGATCAATGCATTGGTGAAAGAGAAGTCTGTTACGAAATCTGAGCTTGAGTGTGTGTGGATGGAGAACATTTCAGTTAAGAAGCAGATGGAAATGGCTCTCGTGCAATCCTCTGATAATGGGAAACTGGTTGACCAATTGTTGCGCGAGAAGAATGAGCTTGTTAAGCGTGTTGTTAACCAGGAGGCTGAGTTTGTTGAGCTGAGTAAGCTGGCGGATGAGCAAAAGCATGTTGCAGTTCAGCTGCAAAAGGATTATAATGATCTAACCAAGACTACTGAGAATCTTAGCTGCAATGTTAGCCAGCTTAAGGAGTCTCTGGCGATGGTTGAGGTTGAGAGAGACAATGCTGGGAAG GCTCTTGCTGAGGAGAAGAGAAATCGGTTGGCTCTTAAGGATAAAGTTGCAGAATTAGAGAAAATGATTGAATCTACTGGTAAAGAGCTTGAGAAGACTAAGGCTGAGCGAGCGAGATTGgtcaaagagaagaaggaagtggAGAATCGATCTGAGTCATTGAGAAACGAGAAGGGTATCCTTCAGAAGGATattgtagaaaacaaaaaagctatTGGTGTTCTGAAAACAGAACTCGAGTCTGCTAGAACCAATGCAAAAAACAGTCTAACAATGCTGAAGAGTGTGGCAACAATAGTGTGTggtttagaaaacaaaaaaggcgAGAAGAAGCGTGAGAAAGGAATGGATTCTTACACTGTGGAGCTAGAAGCGATCAAGAAGTCgttcaaaaacaaagaaaggttGGTTGAGGAAATGAAGAAGGAAGTAGAGAAAATGAAGCATTCAGTTGAAGATGcacacaagaagaagagcaTTTGGACCCTTGTGTCATCTGTTACTTCTCTCCTTATGGCTGCATCTGTTGCGTATGCTGCTTCGATCAAGTGA